The genomic stretch TTTGTCTTTTGCAGATAAAGATGCAGGTGTTTATTGGAAATAGAAAGTGGGTGTGTCCCAATTCAGTTTTTGGAAATATGAACTTATAATCTGAAAATTGAGCATCCTAAAAGACTAAAGAAAGGGTCGTATCATTACTCCATACAGAGCTTGATACGACCCTTTTAAGTGTTATAATTACTATCTGTAACTTTTAGGAGCAGTCATTTTTGTTTTGACACGCCTCCTTGCTTTTTTACAGTATTTCTCTCAGCCATTTTTCTAATTCTCCCGTCCATTGGCGCTTATAGGTAAAGCTGTCGCGGAAGCCCCAGCCGTGGCCGCCGATAGGATAGGTGTGGAGGGAAGCAGGGACTTTATTCTTTACCAGCGCCAGGTAATAGCTCACGCTGTTGCTGACGGGTACAGCTCCGTCATCGCTGCTATGCATGATGAAGGCGGGAGGAGTGTCGCCTGTTACTTGCAGTTCATTGGAGTAAAGTCTCACTAGCTCTTCTGACGGGCTTTTTCCTAAAAGATTGTCACGTGAGCCCTTATGGCAGTTGGACAGATCCATGCTTATGACGGGATAAAACAGGATCTGAAAATCCGGACGCGTTCCGGCTGTATAGTGGGTGGCTGCCGTACTGGCCAGATGTCCGCCTGCAGAGGCCCCCATGATACCCACTTTTTGAATATGCCATTCGTTGGCGTGTTCTCTCATCAGCCGGATAGCCTGATGGGCGTCGCTCAACGGTACATCATGGTGTCCGTTTGGCATACGGTATTTCAATACGGCGTATGTGATGCCTTGTGCGTTGAACCAGTCTGCCATATCGTGCCCTTCGTGATTCATTGCCAGGCGTATGTATCCCCCTCCGGGACAAGCCACGACGGCCAGTCCGTTCGGTTTGGCTGCCGGATAAACGGTAAGGGTAGGCTCGCTGACATTGGAAATCCGGTTGTTCTCTAATTTCTGCTCGGGGGTGGTGATGCCGTTGGAGTTGGGGACGCCATCGGGCCATAATTCCAACTCTACAGGTTTCTGGGCAGACAATGCGGTAGAGATTGCAAGTAAACTCATTAGTAAGATTCGTTTCATATAGCTTTTATTTTCACGGTATTTGAAAA from Phocaeicola dorei encodes the following:
- a CDS encoding alpha/beta hydrolase is translated as MKRILLMSLLAISTALSAQKPVELELWPDGVPNSNGITTPEQKLENNRISNVSEPTLTVYPAAKPNGLAVVACPGGGYIRLAMNHEGHDMADWFNAQGITYAVLKYRMPNGHHDVPLSDAHQAIRLMREHANEWHIQKVGIMGASAGGHLASTAATHYTAGTRPDFQILFYPVISMDLSNCHKGSRDNLLGKSPSEELVRLYSNELQVTGDTPPAFIMHSSDDGAVPVSNSVSYYLALVKNKVPASLHTYPIGGHGWGFRDSFTYKRQWTGELEKWLREIL